One window from the genome of Phycisphaerales bacterium encodes:
- a CDS encoding glycoside hydrolase family 3 N-terminal domain-containing protein, with protein sequence MSAALRQLGAMTMLGIRGATPGDAKLEEDLDACAHAGVRMVILFDRDVATGAERNVRSPGQVRALTEHIRARLGNGALVAIDQEGGRVQRLSCAHGFKGWPSARAHAVLAVGEQSERSQEMARALAEAGVDLNFAPCVDVNINPASPVIGALDRAYSDEPAEVAACALRVVRAHQATGVGCVLKHFPGHGSASTDSHHDLVDVSKSWDRERELAPYRVLLDENVGVMTGHLILSQFDVDRPASLSRSITTGLLRDELGFTGPVFTDALDMEGVRARWSLRETIRLAFEAGADVFVHACNSARGEYAPDVVRAMEALATELGSLEARAARSLERVRLLAEPRSSTNRGSTPYE encoded by the coding sequence ATGAGCGCCGCACTGCGCCAACTCGGGGCGATGACCATGCTCGGGATCCGCGGCGCGACGCCGGGCGACGCTAAGCTGGAAGAGGACCTGGACGCCTGTGCGCACGCAGGGGTGCGTATGGTGATCCTCTTCGACCGCGACGTCGCCACCGGCGCAGAACGGAACGTTCGATCTCCTGGACAGGTCCGGGCGCTCACGGAGCACATACGCGCGCGCCTCGGCAACGGCGCGCTGGTCGCGATCGACCAGGAGGGTGGCCGTGTGCAGCGCTTGTCTTGTGCGCATGGCTTCAAAGGCTGGCCCTCGGCGCGTGCACATGCAGTGCTGGCGGTAGGGGAGCAGTCAGAACGATCGCAGGAGATGGCGCGCGCGTTGGCCGAGGCAGGGGTCGACCTGAACTTCGCACCGTGCGTTGACGTGAACATCAATCCCGCCTCGCCGGTGATCGGGGCGCTCGATCGTGCGTACTCGGATGAACCAGCGGAAGTCGCGGCATGCGCCCTCCGTGTGGTGCGTGCACATCAAGCGACGGGTGTCGGTTGCGTGCTCAAGCACTTTCCCGGACACGGGTCCGCGTCGACCGATTCCCACCATGATCTCGTCGACGTCTCGAAGAGTTGGGACCGCGAGCGAGAGCTGGCGCCCTACCGCGTGCTTCTGGACGAGAACGTCGGCGTAATGACAGGGCATCTGATACTGTCCCAATTCGATGTAGACCGCCCGGCCTCACTGTCGCGGTCCATCACGACGGGGCTGCTCCGTGACGAGCTCGGATTCACCGGTCCCGTGTTCACCGACGCCTTGGACATGGAGGGAGTGCGAGCGCGTTGGTCGCTCCGGGAGACAATCCGCCTTGCGTTCGAGGCTGGCGCGGACGTATTCGTGCACGCCTGCAATTCGGCCAGGGGCGAGTACGCGCCCGATGTCGTTCGAGCGATGGAGGCGTTGGCGACGGAACTCGGAAGCCTCGAGGCCCGGGCTGCCCGGTCGCTCGAACGCGTGCGGCTTCTGGCAGAGCCCCGATCGAGCACGAACCGGGGATCGACGCCTTACGAGTGA
- the ccoS gene encoding cbb3-type cytochrome oxidase assembly protein CcoS encodes MSVLFIVLPIALVLATAAVWGFVWMVRSGQCDDLDTPASRVLIDED; translated from the coding sequence ATGAGCGTCCTGTTCATCGTCCTGCCCATCGCCCTCGTGCTCGCGACGGCCGCGGTCTGGGGTTTCGTCTGGATGGTCCGTTCCGGTCAATGCGACGATCTCGACACGCCAGCCTCGCGCGTGCTTATTGACGAAGACTGA
- a CDS encoding heavy metal translocating P-type ATPase metal-binding domain-containing protein, producing MTAIAASSTVPAATTRQPCAHCGLPSPRGERFCCNGCHTAYDAIRACGLDQFYALKARLDDDRAPAVVEAGTFAELDDPTFIARHATAMPEGLMRVELYVQGVHCAACLWLLERLPTVVDGLRSVELDLARRTATVVWQPSETHLSTIARAFSSFGYPPHPVEPSAARDARRMEDRAYLIRIGVAAACAGNVMLLAFALYSGHFDAIAEPYRTAFRYLSAAIGLVALLWPGRVFVEGAVASLRTRTWHLDSPIALALVAGTIAGLFAVGLDTGEIYFDSITMLIFLLLIGRWLQMRQQRRAADAIEMLFSITPRRVTLIRDGQPTDAAIDAVKTGDLVEVSPQRCIPVDGIIETGSTHIDSAVLTGESKPLVGIVGSVVAAGALNLSSTIRVRVTATGRETRVGRLMADIERLSRSRTPVIGSADRLARPFVLGVIALSVACFLIRLPAGLDAAFESTVAMLIVCCPCAVALATPLATSMAIGRLAGRGTLVKGGDTFETLARAPTLVLDKTGTITEGAYRLRDWIGDPSLKPAIAALEAGGRHPIAQALAECAEFTDLAVENIEHHTGLGVTGTLSGRCLAVGSSRLMAQRGIPVPRWADDSASRAREAGLTAVFVGTSDGVGAVAVLGDAPREDARASIATLRDMGWKPRVLSGDDERTVRAVARSVGVEDARGDALPEIKRDRIQELNEDDATVMVGDGVNDAAALATATVGIAVRGGAEASMAASDVYLGRPGLSPLVDLAQTSRGVISRIRLCLALAVSYNIIAASLTLLGLMSPIVAAIIMPASSLTVLAIALGAGRSKPQASHTEATP from the coding sequence ATGACCGCCATCGCCGCTTCCAGTACCGTGCCCGCCGCGACCACGCGGCAGCCATGCGCACACTGCGGCCTGCCCTCGCCCAGGGGTGAGCGGTTCTGCTGCAACGGGTGCCACACCGCGTACGACGCCATCCGCGCCTGCGGGCTCGACCAGTTCTACGCCCTGAAGGCCCGCCTCGATGACGATCGTGCTCCAGCGGTCGTCGAGGCGGGTACATTCGCGGAACTCGACGACCCAACGTTCATCGCCCGCCACGCGACCGCCATGCCCGAAGGTCTGATGCGCGTCGAGCTCTACGTGCAGGGCGTGCACTGCGCCGCGTGCCTGTGGCTTCTCGAGCGGCTGCCTACCGTCGTTGACGGCCTGCGCAGTGTCGAGCTCGACCTGGCACGACGCACCGCTACGGTCGTCTGGCAGCCGTCGGAGACCCACCTGTCGACCATCGCCCGAGCGTTTAGCAGCTTTGGCTATCCGCCGCATCCGGTCGAACCGTCGGCTGCCCGCGACGCGCGACGGATGGAAGACCGCGCGTACCTCATCCGTATCGGCGTGGCCGCGGCCTGTGCGGGCAACGTCATGCTGCTCGCATTCGCGCTCTACAGCGGCCACTTCGACGCGATCGCCGAACCCTATCGCACGGCGTTCCGCTACCTCAGTGCCGCGATCGGGCTGGTCGCACTCCTGTGGCCGGGCCGCGTGTTCGTAGAGGGTGCCGTTGCGTCACTACGTACGCGCACGTGGCATCTCGACTCGCCGATCGCCCTCGCACTGGTTGCCGGCACCATCGCCGGCTTGTTCGCCGTCGGGCTCGACACCGGTGAGATCTATTTCGATTCCATCACCATGCTCATCTTTCTGCTACTCATCGGCCGCTGGCTTCAGATGCGGCAGCAGCGCCGGGCGGCGGATGCCATCGAAATGCTGTTCTCGATCACGCCCCGTCGGGTCACACTGATCCGCGACGGCCAGCCCACGGACGCCGCCATCGACGCGGTCAAGACCGGCGACCTCGTCGAGGTCTCGCCCCAGAGATGCATCCCGGTCGACGGCATCATCGAGACCGGTTCGACCCACATCGATAGCGCCGTGCTCACCGGCGAGAGCAAACCGCTCGTTGGCATCGTCGGATCGGTGGTCGCCGCCGGCGCCCTGAACCTCTCCAGTACGATCCGCGTTCGTGTGACCGCGACGGGTCGCGAGACGCGCGTCGGCCGCCTGATGGCCGATATCGAGCGGCTCAGCCGCTCCCGAACGCCAGTCATCGGCAGCGCCGACAGGCTCGCCCGGCCGTTCGTGCTCGGCGTCATCGCGCTCTCTGTCGCGTGCTTTCTCATTCGCTTGCCGGCGGGCCTGGACGCTGCGTTCGAATCAACGGTCGCAATGCTGATCGTTTGTTGTCCTTGTGCCGTAGCGTTGGCGACCCCATTGGCGACATCCATGGCGATCGGCCGCCTCGCGGGCCGCGGTACGCTGGTGAAGGGTGGCGACACGTTCGAGACCCTTGCAAGAGCACCCACGCTCGTGCTCGACAAGACCGGCACAATCACCGAGGGAGCGTACCGACTGCGAGACTGGATCGGCGATCCGTCGCTCAAGCCCGCGATCGCCGCCCTGGAAGCGGGCGGACGGCACCCGATTGCACAGGCGCTGGCAGAGTGCGCCGAATTCACCGACCTCGCCGTCGAGAACATCGAGCACCACACCGGTCTGGGCGTCACGGGCACGCTCAGCGGACGATGCCTGGCGGTCGGCTCCTCCCGGCTCATGGCCCAGCGGGGCATTCCCGTCCCCCGATGGGCCGATGATTCCGCAAGCCGTGCACGTGAGGCTGGGCTTACCGCAGTATTCGTTGGCACGTCTGACGGTGTCGGGGCCGTGGCCGTCCTCGGCGACGCACCGCGTGAAGATGCCAGGGCTTCCATCGCCACGTTGCGAGACATGGGCTGGAAGCCACGCGTGCTCTCGGGCGACGATGAGCGCACGGTGAGGGCCGTTGCCCGATCGGTGGGCGTCGAAGACGCGCGTGGTGATGCCCTACCAGAGATCAAACGCGACCGCATCCAGGAATTGAACGAGGATGACGCGACCGTCATGGTCGGCGACGGTGTCAATGATGCGGCCGCACTCGCCACCGCGACCGTCGGGATCGCGGTCCGCGGCGGCGCGGAGGCGTCCATGGCCGCATCCGACGTCTACCTCGGCCGGCCCGGACTATCTCCACTCGTCGATCTGGCGCAGACGAGCCGGGGCGTGATCTCGCGCATCCGCCTTTGTCTGGCGCTGGCGGTCAGCTACAACATCATCGCCGCATCGCTGACGCTGCTGGGCCTGATGTCTCCGATCGTTGCCGCCATCATCATGCCGGCGAGTTCGCTCACCGTCTTGGCCATCGCGCTCGGCGCTGGCCGGTCCAAGCCCCAGGCAAGCCACACGGAGGCCACGCCATGA
- a CDS encoding sulfite exporter TauE/SafE family protein: MTPSLATLAAVLIASLAGSPHCAGMCGVFVAMACGMEKGRAKAHARLQFAYHGGRLVGYTTLGVVAGAVGSAIDLGASAAGLQHAAAILAATTMLVVGGIWLLREAGVRLPHMRTPPLVRKAFRGGVARADRFGPAGRALAMGLLTTLLPCGWLWAFALIAAGTASPFWGAAVMATFWIGTVPILAAVGLGAGAIRTRFGPRVRTVAALAMIAIATITVVRVYGADLTGLTARPSVEPTSLTTMPTSAHCPLCTTDE; this comes from the coding sequence GTGACGCCCTCGCTGGCCACCCTAGCCGCGGTACTGATCGCCAGCTTGGCAGGCAGCCCGCACTGCGCCGGAATGTGCGGCGTGTTCGTTGCCATGGCCTGCGGCATGGAGAAAGGCCGTGCCAAGGCCCATGCCCGGCTGCAGTTCGCGTATCACGGCGGCCGGCTCGTGGGCTATACAACCCTGGGCGTCGTAGCCGGCGCAGTCGGCAGCGCGATCGATCTTGGTGCCAGCGCGGCCGGCCTGCAGCACGCGGCGGCTATCCTCGCCGCTACCACCATGTTGGTCGTCGGTGGCATCTGGCTGCTCCGCGAGGCCGGCGTGCGACTGCCGCACATGCGTACCCCGCCGCTCGTTCGCAAGGCCTTTCGCGGAGGCGTCGCCCGTGCCGACCGCTTCGGACCGGCGGGCCGTGCCCTGGCGATGGGCCTGCTCACCACGCTGCTGCCGTGTGGCTGGCTCTGGGCTTTTGCACTGATCGCAGCCGGTACCGCCTCGCCTTTCTGGGGCGCTGCCGTGATGGCGACGTTCTGGATCGGTACCGTGCCCATCCTCGCCGCGGTCGGCCTTGGCGCGGGGGCGATCCGCACGCGCTTTGGCCCGCGAGTACGCACCGTTGCAGCGTTGGCAATGATCGCCATCGCGACCATCACCGTGGTCCGCGTCTACGGCGCCGACCTCACGGGCCTGACCGCCCGACCGTCGGTCGAGCCCACATCGCTGACCACGATGCCAACGTCGGCGCACTGCCCGCTGTGTACGACGGACGAGTGA
- a CDS encoding FixH family protein — protein sequence MDPINDPIEARPRTGRAWLWPLGVVGALAMSLTVCGITVMAAVSDPSYAIEDDYYQKAVDWDRQRALEAASDALGWEAIVDFDLNASTIAVTLVNDEGVPLEGAIVRAMTFHHARRSEAQDVTFSADGPGRYVAVLDRPREGQWQIRLRATRSGDTFLHTRDVFATPSSTPRSDAA from the coding sequence GTGGACCCGATCAACGATCCGATCGAAGCCCGCCCGCGGACCGGCCGTGCCTGGCTCTGGCCGCTCGGGGTCGTGGGTGCGCTCGCTATGTCTCTCACCGTTTGCGGTATCACCGTCATGGCAGCCGTGAGTGATCCCAGCTACGCCATCGAAGACGATTACTACCAGAAGGCGGTCGACTGGGACCGGCAGCGCGCGCTGGAAGCCGCGAGCGATGCGCTGGGCTGGGAAGCCATCGTCGACTTCGATCTGAACGCATCGACCATCGCCGTCACGCTGGTGAACGACGAGGGCGTTCCCCTCGAGGGCGCCATCGTCCGGGCCATGACCTTCCACCACGCCCGCCGCAGCGAGGCCCAGGATGTCACCTTCTCGGCCGATGGCCCGGGACGCTACGTCGCCGTCCTCGACCGGCCGCGCGAGGGGCAATGGCAGATCAGGCTGCGCGCCACGCGGTCGGGAGACACCTTCCTTCACACACGCGACGTATTTGCGACTCCCTCGAGCACCCCTCGGAGCGACGCCGCGTGA
- the ccoG gene encoding cytochrome c oxidase accessory protein CcoG, whose protein sequence is MSTTAPQSERVLSTLNVDGTRRWLNPRPSPGRWLNRRRAVGYGLIALFVTLPHLRIDGRPPLLINILTREFTFFGTTLYPTDTLLLALLLITIALSVFFFTALFGRIWCGWGCPQTVYLELVFRPIERFFEGAPGARKKRFGAAGGFLKFVVFVLLAFGLAHTFLSYFVGTDNLRQWILGSPLDHPIAFVVIIAVTGAMLFDFGFFREQTCIVACPYGRFQSVMLDRDSLVVGYDRRRGEPRGKKRRDAKQPGDVSLKVVHDATHAEIAPEPGDCIDCTMCVQTCPTGIDIRDGLQMECVNCTQCIDACDSIMDKIGRPRGLIRYASQRSLEGEGRHWFRPRLVAYPVIIAVLVTIMTVLLVTRESALINVMRGPGSPFTVLESGMVANPIKVKIHDRSETGATYFLSVEGVDGGQIDGAGSVELQAGEMLTESVALVVPSEAFTTSRIPVRVRIRSEDFDKSVEYIMRGPVATGGGN, encoded by the coding sequence ATGAGCACAACTGCTCCACAGTCCGAACGCGTGCTATCGACGCTCAACGTGGACGGAACGCGTCGCTGGCTGAATCCACGCCCGTCGCCGGGACGCTGGCTGAACCGCCGCCGTGCCGTCGGATATGGTCTCATTGCGCTGTTCGTGACGCTTCCCCACCTCCGCATCGACGGCCGTCCGCCACTGCTCATCAATATCCTCACGCGCGAGTTCACGTTCTTCGGGACGACGCTCTACCCGACCGACACGCTGCTGCTTGCGCTCCTGCTCATCACCATTGCGCTCTCGGTGTTCTTCTTCACAGCGCTCTTCGGGCGCATCTGGTGTGGCTGGGGTTGCCCGCAAACGGTCTACCTCGAGCTGGTGTTCCGTCCGATCGAAAGGTTTTTTGAGGGCGCTCCGGGCGCCAGGAAGAAGCGTTTCGGCGCCGCCGGCGGGTTCCTGAAGTTCGTCGTATTCGTCTTGCTGGCCTTCGGGCTCGCACACACCTTCCTCAGCTACTTCGTGGGTACCGACAACCTGCGGCAGTGGATCCTCGGGTCGCCGCTCGATCATCCCATCGCGTTCGTGGTCATCATCGCCGTCACGGGGGCCATGCTGTTCGACTTTGGCTTCTTCCGCGAGCAGACGTGCATCGTCGCGTGTCCTTACGGCAGGTTCCAAAGCGTGATGCTTGATCGCGACTCACTGGTCGTCGGCTACGACCGGAGGCGCGGAGAGCCGCGTGGCAAGAAGCGCCGGGACGCCAAGCAGCCAGGCGATGTCTCGCTCAAGGTGGTGCACGATGCCACGCACGCAGAGATCGCACCGGAACCTGGTGACTGCATCGACTGCACGATGTGCGTACAGACCTGCCCCACGGGTATCGATATCCGCGACGGTCTCCAGATGGAGTGCGTGAACTGCACGCAGTGCATCGACGCCTGCGATAGCATCATGGACAAGATCGGACGGCCACGCGGGCTCATCCGCTACGCGTCGCAACGCTCGCTCGAGGGCGAAGGTCGACACTGGTTCCGCCCCCGCCTGGTCGCGTATCCGGTCATCATCGCAGTCCTGGTCACGATCATGACCGTCCTGCTGGTCACCCGCGAGTCAGCACTGATCAACGTCATGCGCGGCCCGGGGAGCCCGTTCACCGTGCTCGAAAGCGGCATGGTGGCCAACCCAATCAAGGTCAAGATCCACGACCGCTCCGAGACCGGAGCAACGTACTTCCTCAGCGTCGAGGGTGTCGACGGCGGCCAGATCGACGGCGCCGGTTCGGTCGAACTGCAGGCGGGCGAGATGCTCACCGAGTCGGTCGCGCTCGTCGTCCCGTCCGAGGCCTTCACCACGAGCCGGATTCCGGTTCGCGTCCGCATCCGGTCCGAAGACTTCGACAAGAGCGTGGAGTACATCATGCGAGGCCCGGTCGCCACCGGCGGAGGAAACTGA
- a CDS encoding cbb3-type cytochrome c oxidase N-terminal domain-containing protein, whose product MDKQNQSEKLLIQGHEYDGIQEFDNPTPLWWHLIWLSTMVFSVVYFFVSLESPWFVHQVDRLEAAQLAETERLFGELGDLQADEATLVSLMGDAQWMKYGDSVFKMHCASCHAADGGGGIGPNLTDDNYLNVSTIEDIHAVIVDGANNGAMPAWGNRLHPKEAVLLSSYVASLRGNNSNRKAAEGEVIPPWPAEGDG is encoded by the coding sequence ATGGATAAGCAGAACCAAAGCGAGAAGCTCCTGATCCAGGGCCACGAGTACGACGGCATCCAGGAGTTCGACAACCCCACGCCGCTGTGGTGGCACCTGATCTGGCTGTCCACGATGGTGTTCAGCGTGGTGTACTTCTTCGTATCGCTGGAAAGTCCGTGGTTCGTGCATCAGGTCGATCGTCTCGAGGCCGCGCAGCTCGCGGAGACCGAGCGCCTGTTTGGTGAGCTCGGCGACCTGCAAGCCGATGAGGCCACGCTCGTCTCGCTCATGGGCGATGCGCAATGGATGAAATACGGTGACTCCGTCTTCAAGATGCACTGCGCTTCGTGCCACGCCGCGGACGGGGGCGGCGGCATCGGCCCAAACCTGACCGACGACAACTACCTCAACGTCAGCACCATCGAGGACATCCACGCCGTTATCGTCGATGGAGCCAACAACGGGGCGATGCCGGCATGGGGCAACCGCCTGCATCCGAAGGAAGCGGTGCTGCTGAGCTCGTACGTGGCCTCACTTCGCGGCAACAACTCGAACCGCAAGGCAGCCGAGGGCGAGGTCATTCCGCCGTGGCCTGCCGAGGGCGACGGCTGA